The following are encoded in a window of Gasterosteus aculeatus chromosome 5, fGasAcu3.hap1.1, whole genome shotgun sequence genomic DNA:
- the LOC144383055 gene encoding polyserase-2-like: MTLKKWICLLTVASLLWAESHAQLGVCGIPLLNTRIVGGEDAPAGSWPWQVSLQKDGRHICGGSLINKEWVMSAAHCFSSVSTSGWQVSLGRQNLQGANPNEVSINVASIILHPQYNMGSRFNNDISLLRLSSPVQFTNYIRPVCLAASDSVFNYGTGSWVTGWGAVREGVSLPSPGTLQEVQVPVVGNRQCYCLNVKVGTVTDNMICAGVLAGGKDSCQGDSGGPMVNKKGSVWVQSGIVSFGEGCARPNLPGVYTRVSRYQSWIVSQISSDKPGFVQFTSSGLDADSSYTCPGLPPPVTPATTTTSTIAPVCGRAPLNSRAVGDSGVVPGGTWPWMVRLHKNGLYACGGTLITRTFVLTSAQCFSSSNPNASEWTAFLGRSLVNVSGEFEISLGIVNITVSQLAGSNIGLLHLIEPVSYKDNIQPVCMDVAASRTFPIGSQCWVAGWEKSTAAVSSVLRDLETQVASCGNVSDSENFCTVTINLQQEDQGGPLLCKSGSSWFQVAVVTISGTKSVRADVQVFAKASRFGSFLRATVGDIPSPAEDATGNSTAATMNSAAATRNSTAAPGNVTAATSNAESFSISLLLSFAVPMKSVFLLSGL, translated from the exons ATGACTTTGAAGAAGTGGATCTGTCTCTTGACGGTGGCCAGCCTTTTATGGGCAG AATCACATGCTCAGCTTGGTG TATGTGGCATCCCTCTGCTGAACACCAGGATAGTTGGAGGTGAAGACGCTCCAGCTGGAAGTTGGCCCTGGCAGGTCAGCCTGCAGAAAGATGGCCGCCATATTTGTGGTGGTTCCCTCATCAACAAAGAGTGGGTGATGTCTGCTGCTCACTGCTTCTCCAG CGTCAGTACGTCTGGATGGCAGGTTTCGCTCGGCCGTCAGAACCTGCAGGGCGCGAACCCAAACGAAGTGTCCATAAATGTTGCCAGTATCATTTTGCATCCTCAATATAACATGGGAAGCAGATTCAACAACGACATTTCTCTACTAAGACTCTCCTCACCAGTACAATTCACAAACTACATCAGACCCGTGTGTCTGGCAGCCAGTGACAGTGTGTTTAACTACGGTACTGGTAGCTGGGTCACTGGCTGGGGCGCCGTCAGGGAGGGAG TGTCGTTGCCGTCCCCTGGAACCCTTCAAGAAGTGCAGGTGCCGGTTGTGGGAAACAGACAGTGCTACTGTCTCAATGTCAAAGTCGGTACTGTCACAGACAACATGATCTGTGCTGGTGTTCTGGCAGGAGGCAAAGACTCTTGTCAG gGCGACTCAGGAGGTCCAATGGTGAACAAGAAGGGCTCCGTCTGGGTCCAGTCTGGAATTGTTAGTTTTGGTGAAGGCTGCGCTCGGCCCAATCTGCCGGGAGTCTACACCAGAGTGTCCAGGTACCAGTCCTGGATCGTTTCCCAAATCAGCTCTGATAAGCCGGGCTTCGTCCAGTTCACCTCCAGTGGGCTGGATGCTGACAGCAGCTACACCTGTCCTGGTCTGCCACCTCCCGTTACACCAGCAACTACGACCACTAGCACTATTG CACCGGTGTGTGGTAGAGCTCCATTGAACAGTCGTGCTGTAGGGGACAGTGGGGTCGTACCTGGGGGGACTTGGCCCTGGATGGTTCGTCTCCATAAAAATGGGCTTTACGCTTGTGGAGGAACCTTAATCACGAGAACATTTGTTCTCACGTCTGCCCAGTGCTTCTCTTC CTCCAATCCAAACGCCAGTGAGTGGACAGCGTTTCTTGGCAGGAGTCTTGTGAACGTTTCTGGAGAGTTTGAGATTTCCCTTGGCATTGTGAACATCACCGTGAGCCAATTGGCAGGTTCTAATATTGGTCTGCTGCATCTCATCGAGCCAGTCAGCTACAAAGATAACATCCAGCCTGTGTGTATGGATGTTGCCGCTTCCAGGACCTTCCCCATTGGAAGTCAATGCTGGGTGGCAGGCTGGGAGAAGAGCACAG ccGCAGTTAGCTCAGTCCTTCGAGATCTCGAAACTCAGGTGGCAAGTTGTGGGAATGTTTCTGATTCAGAAAACTTTTGCACTGTTACAATCAACCTTCAACAG GAGGATCAGGGCGGCCCACTGCTGTGCAAGTCCGGCTCATCCTGGTTTCAGGTGGCAGTCGTAACGATAAGTGGAACTAAATCTGTCCGCGCTGATGTTCAGGTCTTTGCCAAAGCTTCAAGATTCGGGTCCTTCCTAAGGGCGACGGTTGGCGACATCCCGTCCCCTGCAGAAGATGCAACAGGGAATTCAACGGCAGCAACAATGAATTCAGCGGCAGCAACAAGGAATTCAACGGCAGCACCAGGGAATGTGACGGCTGCAACAAGTAACGCAGAAAGTTTCTCAATTTCCCTTTTGCTGTCTTTTGCTGTGCCCATGAAATCAGTGTTTCTGTTATCGGGACTTTAG